agtcgcctacaaggctgagaaattgcggtatacaagcaaagtaaataaacaaataataaataaataagtgctaaTATAGCCATGCAATTTTTGGGGGCTAGCCATCCTGGGCTGTAACCACCTGAAACTTCTTGTATTAAAGTTGGCCATTGAAGTTATAGATTTCAGGATGGACACCCCTCCTTTCAGAGTAAAACGACTACCTCAAGCAGGAAACTGCACTGTCACGATAGGGCAATACATtgttatataattatttttagcTACTACTGTGTTTAAGATGTTCTAGCTCCTATGTCAGTGTACCTTGGTTGGCTGTGTGTACCACTTTGATCAGTAGAATAggtagcaaaatgtcttgggcagTCTTGCCTCTTGTGGAGATAAAACTTTGGCAACCAGCTGTGGGACATTTTCCTAATTCATTTGGCACAATTCTAATGACTTTTtttcagcagcagcaaaaaaaatggCCCTGTTCATCTTGGTTTTCTGGTGTTCCTACGACCGTGTTCCTTTGACCCCTGTGTCTTTATATTTTGCCTGTGCTCTGAAGACACTTTTATTACTCTTGAAGTTTTGATGTACAGGAGTGTTGTGTATTACTTTAAGCATTGATAGACTGCAATGAGGTTTTGAAGTTCTTGGGGAGGAGGGCAGTTTTATATTGCTAAGGGATGCCCTTCTAGAGAAACATAGTGGACAGCAGTACACAACAAGAGACACACTCCCTCTGAGCCACTTGCATATTCAAAGTCTCTACTACCCAAATTTATTTATCACTTTCAAATATtaagtgaggcttttggtttatAAAGTTGACATCATGTAAATTCTGCACCTTAACCATAATACAAAAAGTATTCCTATTTCTTAGTAGAATGATGAAGGGTGAAAATGTAACCAATCCCAAAGACTCTTGAGCATTTTCTCTTAGGATAATGCTTGTGGAATAGACTAATCCCTCACTTTTCTCTGCTTGGGGGAAGGaatggttctctctctctctctctctctctctctctctctctatatatatatatatagaccttgagttttgtagttgtagttcacctacatccagagagcactgtggactcaaacaatgaaggatctagaccaaacttggaacaaatattctatatgcccaaatgtgaatacagatggagtttggggaaaatagaccttgacatttggaagttgtagttactgggattgatagttcacctccaatcaaagagcattctggaccctaccaacaatataattgggccaaacttcccacacagaacccccatgaccaacagaaaatattgtgttttctgatggtctttgacaacccttctgacaccctttcgagacccccccccccgcccctggggtcccaaaccccaggtagaggaatgctgccttaaggctatccagtccaatccctttaccagagcaagaaaacataatcaaagcccttctaacaacaaaccatccagccatagatatagatggacatatatgattcacacacacacgtttatgacacagtatcatagatctgaaagggatctccaaagaaggacaattatatgttgtatgtttcaGAGAaggtaaaccagacaatctcaacATGTAcaccgacaaagaaacaacaagaaatactgtttatccagaagcataaagaaattacatttattagaaaccaacactttctcattattttattttccaaatcaccgcactgggccacagcaacgcctggcaggggatggctagtatgggtgtgtgtgtgtgtatatatctaccaagaatgggcaacttggaagtgcctgaacagactcagaagtggagttggcagattaaaagacaacctggcaaaatggcactatatagaagaatcctctaccttgtgtgactgtggagcagaacaaacaactccacatctgtatgcctGTCCACAAAACCCTGCGTCATGCACAgagaaagaactgtttaaagttacagacaatgtggtttctgttgcccatttttggtcaaacatTATTTAGCAGCTTGTGTTCCctctgttttatcagttttatactaacttatttatgcaatgtttttgacatgaaataaataaaggactgggagagagagaaagactcaGATCAATACCTTTGTCTCCAGTAGGAACCGTTGCTGCGTATGAATCTCTTCTTCTTGCCTCTATACCCATATATCCCTCTTCATTCTCAATCTTCCTGAGTTCTTTATTAGTTCTGGTTGAAAGTAAGAGAGGCTTTGGAAAAGGAAGTAACAGATCCTTGAAGTCCTTATAATAGGAATTCAGGTGCAATTATGCAAATGGCCTTATAAAACCAGCCTGCTGGTTGGCAAAGTCAGTTTCACTTGGTTGGCATCTCTGTGCAATATTATTCCACATATAATATTTGTAGCAGACAATCAGTACCATTTGGGCTAAATTTCTCAGATGATGACCTCTAGTTAGTTGCTGAGGGAAATTCTATTCTGTTAGTAATTGGAATATGGGTGAATGACATTTCCACCAATTTCAGAAGACTGGACCAGGAGATATTTATTTGTTAAGTATACAGAATAGATTCTGATTGTTTgatttaatcttttaaaaatatatatttattgactTGGAAGCAAAGCGGGGACAATCTGGTCAGTACTTGGAATGGAGGCAACCAATGAAAACCAGGTGATGTAGCCTATATTTCAAAGGGAATTACCTCTAAATATTGCTTGCCTAAggaaatgctatggaattcatATGATCATTAAAACtcaacaggagacttgaaggaacacacatGTTGGTGTTGATGTTCGGAAGGGCttgatttcattttaatattaaaCTTTTGGATGCTTCAGCATTGTTGTTTGTCCAGAAATGTGTAAGCCGCCTTCAGTCTCCGAGGAAAGGGAGGGTGAAGACAATAACAGcagaatgtattgtcaaatgctttcctggctggaatcactgggttgttgtaggtttttcgggctgtatggctatgttctagaagtattctctcctgatgtttcgcctgcatctatggcaggcatcctcagaggttgtgaggtctgttggaaactaggacaattgggtttatatatctgtggaaagtccagggtgggagaaagaactcttgtctgttggagctaagtgtgactgtttcaattggccaccttgattagcatttgatggcctgacagtttttaggtgtgccctgttactacctgggggaattctttattgagaggtaattagctgttcctgattgtttcttctctggagttcccttgtgtttgagttttgttctttatttactgttagaattttagagtttttttaatagtggtagccagattttgttcattttcatggtttcttcctttctgttgaaattgtccacatgcttgtggatttcaatggcttctctgtgtagcctgacatggtggttgttagagtggttccgcatttctgtgatctcaaataatatgcaatgtccaggttggttcatcagatgctctgctgaTGAATAACAGCAGATACTGACAGCATGAACTGTTGCTCAAGGATAATGGGAGTAGTTTcccaaaaacatctgaagggcagaAAGTTGCCTCACTGTGCCTAATATGAATAAGGGCTGGTTGGAAGATGAGTTTGGATTCCTTGATGCAAGACTCAAATATACAGGGAAAGTTTCATTGGCTTCTGGGAATTTACCTGAGTTTTTTCAAAACCAACCAAGCAGGTATAAGCACGTGATGGCTTACACTGAtactttcttttttctccatacATTTTTattacgttttttaaaaaatccacacaaagaaaaaaggagacCAGAGAAGGAGGTGAAGGTTGTGGAGCTCAGAGcatcatcatgatcatgatcatgatcatgatcatcacctttattatatcccacctttctcctcatggggattcaaggtggctaatatttatccacactaaacagtttaaaaagagcaatacaaaggttaaaaaaacaatgaaataataacagcatggtaaaacagaattaaaatacagcaaatacattaaatacagtaaaatgattttttaaattcatATTCCCCGCCCTCACCCGATTCTACCCATGCTTCCCAGAGCCTTCTCTTGCCCTTCCCCAAAATCCTAACCCTTGACCTGCTTACAGAAGGCCAGCAAGGATGGGGCCATTCTGGTCTCTCATAGGAGGgagtggagcctccagtggcgcagtgggttaaacccctgtgccagcaggactgaagaccgacaggttgcaggttcaaatccggggagaggtggatgagcttcctctatcagctccagctcctcatgtggggacatgggagaaacctccgacaaggatgataaaacatcaaatcatccgggcgtgccctgggcaacgtccttgcagacgaccaatcctctcacagcagaagcgacttgcagtttctcaggtagctcctgacacgacaaaaaaaaaaaaaaaggagggagttccacagcctgggagcagccaccgaaaaggccctctcccatgcTTGAGCAAGCACTGGGATCGGGAGAAGGCCTTCCCCCAGATTCAGAGAAAGAGatgtggtccttcagataacTTGGACCAGAGCCAGTGCAGATCCAGTCTGAGTATAGGCAGAGCCTTATTTGCTATCATTCAAGAGATGTAGTTAAAGTGATATTTGCATTTAAATGTTtaaagtgtgatttttttttgtgtgattttaactgtagttttaataattgatgttttaactgtatttatatgtgtTAGCATCGAGtcactgcctgttgtaaggctgccctgagccccctttgggATGAATAGAGCAGGGTACAAAtgggggaaataaataaataaatttaacaatATCACACTGATTTTAACAGTGACATACATTGCCCTGGgttgtggtgaagtctccttctctgtaggGAGGAAGGTTTCTATATTTtggaaatgctttgattgtggatTTCTGAATGGCAGAATGGCATTGGACTGGAGGGCCTTGATGCTCTCTTCCAACTGTGATCCTAACATTCAGTTTCAGCCTTCTCTACATTGTGCAAAGGAGACCAGGACATATTGTCTATGTCACAGCATGTCATATTTGGCTGCTCTACATGGTGAGATCAGGAAATAAGATGAAATTTCTTGTAAACAGGAATACTGGGGGTGGGATCACTACACACAGCCCATTTCTAATGTGAGATTTTTGGGTTCTTTACAATGTGTGAAAGTTGTTTTCACATGGGCCTGAAATGTGCCCCTGGCAACAATGAGGATGTTACTCTTTCATATACACTATACAGATAATATCAGTAGAAAGGAAGATGTATAGAATCAGCCAAATTTGTTTCTCTTCACCATTAGCTGCTCCTTTGTATTTAAATGAGGCTTCAGTACAATGATATAACATTTGGGAAGGAAGATGCAACCCAGTAACCCAATGTTGGAAGCCAAGATGGAAAAGATCTGCACAGCTACCATGTATTTACCTTTGGTGCTCAGATAGGTGGGCACAAAGGACACCCAAACACTGCAAACAATCAGCATACTGAAGGTGATAAATTTTGCTTCATTGAACCCTCCAGGTAGCTTCCTGGCCAAGAAAGCTACAATAAAGGAAGTGGTGGTCAGGATGCCCATGTAGCCAAGGGCAGAGTAGAACATGGTGGCAGAGCCTTCATTGCACTGCAGGATGATTTGTCTGGCATGGGAATTCATGACAAGTTCTGGGTAGGGAGGAGATGTGCCAATCCAGACAACACAGATACCAAACTGAATAATGAAACCAAAAAAGACAATGGCATTTGCAAGACTCTGCCCCATCCATTTCTGTATTCTGTGTCCTGGCTTTGTGGCCATGAAGACCAATATCACAGTGATCGTTTTTGCCAGAACAGAAGAGATAGCAATAGAGAAAATGATGCTAAAAGTGGTTTGGCGGAGAAAACAAGTCACTTTTTCTGGCTGGCCAATAAATAGAAATGAAGACAGACAGGCAAGCAGAATGGAGACAAGAAGGATATAGGTGACATTACGGTTATTGGCCTTGACTATTGGAGTGTTGCGGTATTTCAGAAAGATTCCTAGAACAAAACCTGTAACTACACACGAGAACAAGGAAAAGAAGACTAACACAATCCCCAGAACTTCTCCAAAAGATAGAAAATCAATGATCCTGGAGATGCATTGATCTCTGCTATTATTTGAATATTGATCTTCAGAACACTCTTGACATTGATCTGCATCTGTAAATGAACCAGATATGACGTTAATATTTTGCTTACCAAAACATATTTAtgcatttactacatttatatctgaTTTTTCTTAATACTATGCTTTGGATTTATTTCAGTTTTAAGAAACATAGCTAGGGAATCAGTAACAGAGTGAAAATAGTTACTCATCTGAAGAAATAGTCATTAGAGAATGAATTGCTCTTGATCTGAAAAGAGCCATGATATATGGTGAAGCAGCATTTACATCTAAATTAGAGATGAGACAACTTGGAGGACCAAATTCAAAATGAATCCTTCATCAAAGTGCCCTGGAGACTTATGGATATGAGTATAATaacgtggactgtctgcagacttcacactcaactcctggaacgttccatcagcgttgcctccagaaaatcctgcgaatctcttgggaagacaggtggacaaatgtcagcatgctggaagcagtaaagaccaccagcattgaagcgatgctcctatgtcATCAATTCTactggactggtcacattgtccaaatgcccaatcactatctcccaaagttttaactatattcccaactcaagaatggaaaaagaaaTTTTGGGGTATAGGAAGAGAGATTTaatgatgggcttaaagctaaccttaaaaactatggaatagacactgagaactgggaaggcctggcctttgagtgctctacctggaggtcagctgtgaccagcagtgctgtggaatttgaagaggcatgaatggagggtgaaagggagaaacaggccaagaggaaggcatgtcaagccaaccctgaccggaaccttccaccttccacctggaaactgatgtcctcactgtggaagaacatgtaagTCAAGaaagggctctacagtcacctatgtatccaagaccctacacttggaagaccatcatactcaaacaatgagggaaaacctaagtaagtaagtaagtaaataaccaAACATATAACTTGATGGTATCAGTTTACAGACAGCTGGTCAAAGAAACAGTCTAAACCATATTTCGGATTATTCCACATCCATCAAAATGGAATATTCTATATTAAAGCTACATGATGAAGGAAAAATCTTCATTTAGATGTTAGATTCAAGATCTGAATTTTACAAGCCGAGCCTCCTTCATGTGATGAAACCCATCACAATGATTATCACTATATACTTTTCATTCCTCTGTGTCTGCCGTTCCTTGAGAGCCACCGACCTGGGTTGGCAGAAATGGTTCCTTCCAGACATGGGATACAAACATAGCAGCAAATTGGTTGTCCTTCAGGGACCATCTTCCTGTCTCCAGGGTGGCAGCTTGGAGTACACACAGAACGAGGTGTTATCTAAAAGGCATCAAAGAATGAGATCATAATTGAGAACATCCTTTCTCTATAGAAACACATTATTTAGCAGCAGGGATGAGGAACCATTAATTGCTGACAGACAATTCCCACATTACACCACTTTGTAGGTTATGAATAGTTTTCCCACCTGGTCAAACCAGTTGGGCCACACAATGGCCTCTTCATGAATGATCATCATCACATTTGAGGAAGTTTCTCTCTGGAGTTTTCCAACTTTTACTCTTCTAGCAGACTCATTAGGAAATGTAACCAAGTTGACAAGATCATAGTCAGCCACCAGCTCTCCATCATTGTCAAAATATACCTCATCCATGGTGGTACTGTTATAGTGGACATTTCTCAGGAAAGAATGAAGCTGGGAAGAAGTGGAAGTGCCATCATTGGCAAATGGAAAGGAGAATTAGAACCCTGTCATCAGACTTTCCCAATGCAACAAGGTGTCCTTGCCACCTTTTGAAGGCATTGAGGTAATAAGGCATTCCCATTTCAAAAGCCCTCACTACTGAAGACTATTACGTTCAGTATTAAACATTATCTAATAGCAACACTAGATATTTTTTCTGAATCTGTAGGAGTGACTGATGGAACCAAGCCTTTGCACTACATGGAGAAATATGGGAGAATTATCAACCCCTAGTGAAGAATGCAACTGGGTGTCATTGTGGGATGTACAGAAAGATAGCAGGGAACCATATCTGTGTTTGAGTAATTTCGGTTGAATTGAATGTTCTCATAGCAAATTGACAATATTCTTGTATCTTTACACAGCAAAATGTGAACACCAATTTGAATAGGTACACATAATTAAATTTAACAGATTTGTTAAACAGATGTaatcaatttaaaaaaatgtagcaCTTAAACAGGCAAACATATAATGGTTTAGgaattaaggaagccaccatgTGCCATGCCGTAAGATTCACCTATCTAGTCCTGTTTTACATCCTTAACATGAAAGGAATTCTTTAGATGTCTCAACAAAACACTAAAAATGTACAATTTCTGATGGTTTTTCACAACTATAGATGTATTAAAATTTTGTGCTGTGCTGTGTGTTTCGAACAGAGAAAGGAGGAATATTTTCGAACAAAGAAAACTCTTTgtcaaggagatggagcaacagcacccccctgtggctggaactgagcacatCCTCCAGAAATGCCAAAAGATGGGGAAGAGCCTATACaaacctctatctgttgtctgtcttatcATTGTATAGTTGAGGTGAGAAGAGGGAAAAtaaatacagggagcataccacccccttgctgtgtcagctccactggctgccggtccacttccgagcacaattcaaagtgctggtcttgacctataaagccctatatggttccagcccagcttacttgtccgaacctATCTCCATCTATGTCCTTTCTTGAAGTTTAagagggaggctctgctctcggtcccaccagcctcacaagtgtgcttggcggggatgaggtaCAGAGCCTTCTCAGGGGTGGCCCCACGTCTGtagaactcgctccccagcaagatcaAGTCAgagtcttccctcctttctttcagaaagaaggttaaatcatggttctggaaccaggcctttggacagcaaacatgacagcactttggatgctGAATCGGGCTGGAATTGGCTATATGGATTGAtggcaatgtttttaatgtgtttttaacttaatgttatATTTACtgctttaaattgttgttatatttgtttatatttgtattatgttgtggcatcaaattgttgtcggtttaatccgccctgagtccccccctcgggggtttgagaagggcaggttagaaatgtgggaaataataaatacataaataaatgtacaaaaCAAAATCACCCACACTTTTCACTCTTGCATATGTGAGGGGAGTATACTCAGGAATGAAAGTTTTGTTTCTTTTGTAGTAAGTCTATACTTTTTTGTGCATTtacatatttcaatttttatttcaaGAGAGTCATCTTGGATAGCTTATAATAATATCAAGGTCAAGAATGAAATCAAATGGATGCTGAAATGAAACATCAGCTATAAACTCAGCTGTAATTGTTCTTTTTCTTACCTGCCATGATTGTGTCATAGTTGTAAGATCCAGTCCTGTTTCTTTTTTCATACTTTTACTAGATAGGGATGTCATCATGGCATGGAAGGCATGGGCCACAACATAGACCGCATTGTAAATATTGTAGCTTTCAGCAGACATGCGTTTCTCAAGCCAAGCTGTGGGAAGACCTCCCAGATTGTCCTTCACTCTACATCTTTCCCAGATCTTTCTTGAAAATCTGTGGTTGGGATCATAGCAGTCAAACATACCTGACCAGACTAGTTCAAAGGTATCTATATCTTCATCCAGGAGAAGTTCCTGGGTCTTTGAACTCCTATCTGTTTGGATGATGAAGGACAAGGCACCATGGAAATATTTAATAtcccagaaagaaaaagaggtgcTTAAAGTAAAGCCCCACAAAGCTGTGGAGACCCACACTTTCCCTGGAAGGGAATATTTTTCGATAATAGAAAGCATAAATGGCAACAAAATCATTGACTCTGAATCCCCGAAGTAAATGACTATGTTGACTTTCTCTCCTGCGAGGTGTTCAGATAGGTTAATCAATTCATTATCTAAAATAGTAATGCCATCAACAAATACAAGTGGGATCCTGTGAGTGAAGGCTACACAAATGCCACTCTCAGAGAACAGTGCTTCCATGGTTCTCAGAAACTGTTCTCCGCCATCATTTTTTGGGACAACAATGCTGATCCACGTCCACCTGAAATGTAGCAGCAACTTAACAATCCCCATGTACTGTGAGGTTTCCTTGGGGCTCATCCAGTAGGAGAAGGGGAACTGAGTTCTTTCATGTAGAATATCGTTGACAAAGCCATAAGTGAGCTACAGATGAAAGGAAAATATGAAGATAGTGATCTTTAAACTGGTTTGTGCATAGTAGCAATAATCCTGTACATCAGAGGTAGGAGGATTGTTGCCTATGGGTTTGTACCCTTGGGCCCCACTTTTGTGGCCACTGAAGCACTCACAATCCCTAGGACCCCATTCCTCCATTATATTTTACAAAAATAATCATTGTGATATTCTGGCAATATTGTGCCCCCAAACCACACAGAATCATGGCAACACCTGAAAACACCCCTAGAGGAATAGAGGAATAAAGGCAGCTGCTCCAAAACAATTCCTGCACTTGGCTAGAAGCTTTCCAGGGCACTCCATGAGATGACCAATAAGAGGAAAGAGCTCAAACGTGCCTACTAGGACCAGGACAAGCATGTAAACAATGCCACTGTGCTGCTATGCATACAAAAGGAACTCCTAATGGGAAAATTGTGTTGAGTACCTCATATACCGACCCCAAATAGGTGGGTATATGTAGTATCAAATAGGCCTTGCTCCTAATTCATACAATGACTTTTTTGGGAATAAGATCCTTTAAAAcgcacaatatttattatttgttagatgcacatacattttcaaaaaatgaagtatttgtttcatttatttatttatgctatttctgcccatatcagcccgaaggggactcagtatATGTTGGTTGTAAAAGATACAGAACCAGACATTTTTATATAATTCTGAGGTTTAATATTATATGGTCAACcgtctgtatccacagattcttcatAAACAGATTCAATCATCCAATAATCCACCCtcctccttcaaaaaaaaaatccaaagaacaAACAGATATTTCAATTTTATATAAGAAACACTATTTTACTacaccagtggctctcaacctgtggatccccagatgttttggccttcaactcccagaaatcctaacagttggtaaactggctggaatttctgggagttgtaagccaaaacacctggggacccacaggttgagaaccactgggttacatCATTTTGcaaaatggaacttgagcatccatggattatggtatccatgggggtcctggaatcaaactacAGCTGATATCAAGGGCCCGCTGTTTATTCTTTATTTCTTATTTGTACAGCAGTATGAAGATATAACTGCAAAACTGCATGATACATATAGATGCGTATTATGCTAGAACTAGAGATTGACAGTATtgaagcagagtttctcaaactgtgctcctctagatgctttggacttcagctgattagctggcagggatttctgtgAACTGGagtccgaggaggaggaggaggaggaggaggaggaggaggaggaggaggaggagaaggagattgatgagaagcaactggaaaaacttCAATGGTATGAGGAGTTAAaggtagaactgcaaagactctggcacaagccagtcaagttggtcccattggtgatcggcacactgggtgcagtgcttaaagaccttgacctgcacttaaacacaatcagcactggcaaaattaccatctgccagctgcaaatgccaccctacttggatctgcatgtattatttgccaatacattacacaacaaccagcatagtgatcttgtttgctgtgtactaatcttatgtttcaaataataataatatttatttattcatttatttataccccaccaccatctcccagtagggacttgggatggcttacaaaatagcacatagTGGTGCCATACAACACATAAACTATAGTACATCAACATCAGTACATCAACATCAATAAGACCAATAACACCTGAAGGAGCAGTTTGAAAAAGACTGATCTAAAGTTGTATTAGAAATATTTTATCTGTGTGAGTGTCGCTGGTATGGATTGAAATTTTGGAGGTTGCTTTGttgccttttatttatttcaaaggcaGTTGCTTTTGTTATGTGGTGCTCGCTTATGATGTTGTTGTAAAATGTATTTGTAAATGACTTTATGCAAAAACATTTgtctgtaaaaaaaaagaaacaatgcaagaaagaaaaaggCCTTGATGCTTAAATAATAGACTCTGAAAATgaatttaacattttaaaaaatatgcaacATGAAATTAATAGAATATAGTGAAAAATTCAATTATAATCTTCCCAATAACCTCTAGTTGTCTAGTGTTGTTTTTGGATAACAGTGAGCAACTATTCCTTATCACTGTCCTTACCTGAGGAACCTTGTAGATCTCTAAGATGGTTGCCATCTGAAAATAGGTTTCAAAGTCCCCTCCTTGGATAACAGCCAGGATCTTTTCTTCTTGTCCACACTTGAAATTAGGTACCATTGAATGCCCACTAGAAAGCATGTCTATCGCGGCTTCGTAGACAACCCTTTTGCTGAAATAGTTTTCATAGAGATTGCAACCTAGGGTGATATTGGGTAAGAGCTCTGGATTTTTATTAATCTCACTAATGGCAAATAAGATGGCCAGGATATGCTGGTAGTTTCTCTTCATTGACCTGCATTATAAATAAAATTCAAGGTAAACTTCttccacatgcacacacaaacatggGTGGGATCCTGTGCACAATTTACAAGAACATAATTGGGACTTATGATCTTGCAACTGCTGATGAATTGTATTTATGGCAataaggtaaagttaaaggttttcccctgacattaagtccagtcatgtccgactccgggggttgatgctcatctctatttcgaagccgaagagccagcattgtccgtagacacctccaaggtaatgtggccagcatgactgcatggagtgtcgttatcttcccaccagagccgtacctattgatttac
This genomic interval from Anolis sagrei isolate rAnoSag1 chromosome 2, rAnoSag1.mat, whole genome shotgun sequence contains the following:
- the LOC137096376 gene encoding vomeronasal type-2 receptor 26-like yields the protein MIPLLLHFYLPFEVMMEGNVDIKQMQPYNYYRSGDYLVTGVIPMRTAMFPKHDFQYNPVEDLLPSMKRNYQHILAILFAISEINKNPELLPNITLGCNLYENYFSKRVVYEAAIDMLSSGHSMVPNFKCGQEEKILAVIQGGDFETYFQMATILEIYKVPQLTYGFVNDILHERTQFPFSYWMSPKETSQYMGIVKLLLHFRWTWISIVVPKNDGGEQFLRTMEALFSESGICVAFTHRIPLVFVDGITILDNELINLSEHLAGEKVNIVIYFGDSESMILLPFMLSIIEKYSLPGKVWVSTALWGFTLSTSFSFWDIKYFHGALSFIIQTDRSSKTQELLLDEDIDTFELVWSGMFDCYDPNHRFSRKIWERCRVKDNLGGLPTAWLEKRMSAESYNIYNAVYVVAHAFHAMMTSLSSKSMKKETGLDLTTMTQSWQLHSFLRNVHYNSTTMDEVYFDNDGELVADYDLVNLVTFPNESARRVKVGKLQRETSSNVMMIIHEEAIVWPNWFDQITPRSVCTPSCHPGDRKMVPEGQPICCYVCIPCLEGTISANPDADQCQECSEDQYSNNSRDQCISRIIDFLSFGEVLGIVLVFFSLFSCVVTGFVLGIFLKYRNTPIVKANNRNVTYILLVSILLACLSSFLFIGQPEKVTCFLRQTTFSIIFSIAISSVLAKTITVILVFMATKPGHRIQKWMGQSLANAIVFFGFIIQFGICVVWIGTSPPYPELVMNSHARQIILQCNEGSATMFYSALGYMGILTTTSFIVAFLARKLPGGFNEAKFITFSMLIVCSVWVSFVPTYLSTKGKYMVAVQIFSILASNIGLLGCIFLPKCYIIVLKPHLNTKEQLMVKRNKFG